The following proteins are encoded in a genomic region of Aliiroseovarius sp. F47248L:
- a CDS encoding recombinase family protein yields the protein MKPCFGYIRVSTQKQGLGVSLDAQVDAITAFASQHHLEIIKWFEEKETAAKRGRPIFNQMLRQLKKGEASGLIMHKIDRSARNLRDWALVSELPNLGIDIFFATESLDFRSRGGRLAANLQAVIAEDYIYNLREECIKGLNGRLKQGLYPFRAPIGYLDNGRGKPKTPCPTKSPLIRQAFSLYATGQYSMRSLQVKLERLGLRNQAGRPLSQHGVETILGNPFYTGMIVIKRTGAVYEGIHDPIVTARVFQRVQDIKSGKAGKKVTRHNHLYRGLFRCGLCDSAMSPERQKGRVYYRCQTPCCATKTVREDAVTDVVVAALRKCELTQDQADKLKQDWYAWLVNDDRDQKAKSLDLRIGQCQARLTRLTDLLIDTAITRDEHDSRKRALTLELTTVREERKRAEQFHLSDDEMEKFLELMKNLAQLHISAKPAEKRWILENCFSNRTVVGNEICLEPYSWLQVSDFDRLTPMVNHNGPLLELLHTGQIPIEPEHTDAGLARCIDLEK from the coding sequence ATGAAACCGTGTTTTGGATACATCCGAGTGTCCACCCAGAAGCAGGGATTGGGTGTTTCACTCGATGCACAAGTTGATGCCATCACGGCCTTTGCGAGTCAGCACCACCTCGAGATCATTAAATGGTTTGAAGAGAAAGAAACCGCTGCTAAGCGTGGACGGCCAATCTTCAACCAGATGCTTCGCCAACTCAAGAAAGGCGAAGCATCCGGTTTAATCATGCATAAAATTGATCGATCGGCCCGAAATCTGCGTGACTGGGCTTTGGTTTCTGAATTGCCGAACCTAGGCATCGATATCTTCTTCGCCACAGAAAGCCTGGATTTCCGGTCGCGGGGAGGGCGTCTCGCGGCAAATCTTCAGGCAGTCATCGCTGAAGATTACATCTATAACCTGCGAGAAGAGTGCATCAAGGGCCTCAACGGACGTCTGAAGCAAGGGCTGTATCCGTTTCGTGCGCCGATCGGCTATCTGGACAATGGGCGCGGAAAGCCCAAAACACCTTGTCCGACAAAATCGCCACTAATCCGGCAGGCTTTTTCCCTTTATGCCACAGGACAATACTCGATGCGTTCGCTTCAGGTTAAGTTGGAGCGGTTGGGATTGCGCAATCAGGCCGGTCGACCGTTGAGTCAACACGGTGTCGAGACAATTCTTGGAAACCCATTTTATACGGGGATGATCGTTATCAAACGCACGGGAGCTGTTTATGAAGGCATCCATGATCCAATTGTGACAGCAAGGGTTTTTCAACGCGTCCAGGACATCAAGTCCGGAAAAGCTGGTAAGAAAGTAACTCGCCACAATCATTTATATCGGGGGCTGTTTCGATGCGGGCTCTGCGATAGCGCGATGTCGCCGGAGCGACAAAAGGGCCGGGTATACTATCGATGCCAAACGCCGTGTTGCGCCACAAAGACTGTCCGCGAAGACGCTGTTACCGACGTGGTAGTGGCTGCATTGCGGAAGTGTGAGCTAACTCAAGACCAGGCTGACAAGTTGAAGCAGGATTGGTACGCGTGGCTGGTAAATGACGATCGCGATCAGAAGGCCAAGTCACTAGATCTGCGAATTGGCCAGTGCCAAGCGCGGCTCACACGCCTGACCGACTTATTGATAGATACTGCTATCACGCGCGACGAACATGACAGTCGAAAGCGGGCACTGACTCTGGAACTTACCACCGTTCGTGAAGAACGGAAAAGGGCTGAGCAGTTCCACCTTTCCGATGACGAGATGGAGAAATTTCTCGAACTGATGAAAAACCTTGCACAGCTTCATATTTCGGCAAAACCAGCCGAAAAGCGCTGGATACTCGAAAACTGCTTCTCGAACCGGACGGTTGTGGGAAATGAGATATGTTTAGAGCCATATTCTTGGCTTCAGGTCAGCGATTTTGATCGGCTGACCCCTATGGTGAACCATAACGGCCCACTTCTCGAACTTTTGCACACAGGGCAAATTCCGATCGAACCGGAGCACACCGATGCAGGCTTAGCAAGGTGCATCGATTTGGAAAAATGA
- a CDS encoding DUF3768 domain-containing protein, with translation MPKDINIWDMVGAYPTCGNCGSPNVVRDAWAKWSIAFGDWVLKAVFDEFACDKCGEVNTPTWQIDKEFRTKRIARLNDALRHGQLDNATIVVTIGVKSMGDAFLAKAGQAVAEYDGFSEDNDPHGEHDFGAFEIDGVKLFWKIDPFDPKLEQHSADAANPLVTHRVLTIMLASEY, from the coding sequence ATGCCAAAGGATATTAATATCTGGGATATGGTCGGAGCTTATCCGACTTGCGGAAACTGTGGATCACCAAATGTGGTTCGGGATGCCTGGGCGAAATGGAGTATCGCGTTCGGGGATTGGGTGCTCAAGGCGGTTTTTGACGAGTTCGCTTGCGACAAATGCGGTGAGGTCAACACGCCGACGTGGCAGATTGATAAAGAGTTCCGCACCAAGCGGATCGCGCGTCTCAATGACGCGTTGCGTCATGGGCAGCTCGACAATGCCACCATCGTGGTGACAATCGGCGTCAAGTCTATGGGAGATGCTTTCCTCGCCAAAGCTGGGCAAGCAGTCGCAGAGTACGATGGCTTTTCTGAAGACAACGACCCACATGGCGAACATGACTTCGGGGCGTTCGAGATTGATGGTGTAAAACTGTTCTGGAAGATTGACCCTTTCGATCCAAAATTGGAACAGCATTCGGCGGATGCAGCCAATCCGCTGGTGACACATCGTGTCCTGACAATCATGTTGGCCAGCGAGTACTGA
- a CDS encoding DUF87 domain-containing protein, which produces MPSLPNRVTTLGLAYRANGPIPYGIQLTDRLSHMYIIGQTGTGKSTLIENMVRQDASSGLGFCIIDPHGDLADQLAQNLGEHALYWRVADTTSPFGYNPLTRTSAAFRPIVASGLIDALKKQWAEAWGPRMEHLLRYAILALLELPETDLGDILRIFLERDFRKQVLSQVSDLQVQRFWQEEFPAMNYKTGADGIAPIANKLGAFLAHPTVRRAVCDPEKPLRFRDIMDQGRFLIVNLEKGRLGADIANVLGGLLVSSIAHAAFTRADLPETERRPFMLYVDEFHSFTTETLAELLSETRKYHFGVTLSQQHTLQSSSAVFASVMGNVGSIVCFRVGALDAPTMANQLGRIDPQDIMMQPNFRAFVRLMVNGERIRSFSMKTLPSGFG; this is translated from the coding sequence ATGCCATCCCTACCAAATCGCGTGACAACCCTTGGTCTAGCCTATCGTGCCAACGGTCCAATTCCGTACGGAATCCAGCTTACCGATCGATTGTCGCATATGTACATCATCGGCCAGACTGGGACTGGCAAGTCGACTCTTATTGAGAACATGGTACGCCAAGATGCCAGTTCCGGGTTGGGGTTTTGCATCATTGATCCGCACGGTGATTTGGCTGACCAGCTGGCGCAAAACCTTGGCGAGCACGCGCTGTATTGGCGCGTTGCAGACACCACCAGCCCGTTTGGGTATAACCCGCTCACGCGCACCAGCGCCGCATTCAGGCCAATTGTTGCCTCGGGTCTCATCGACGCCCTCAAGAAACAATGGGCCGAAGCCTGGGGCCCCCGCATGGAGCACCTACTACGCTATGCAATCTTGGCGCTACTGGAACTGCCAGAGACTGACCTTGGCGACATACTCCGGATTTTTCTTGAACGAGATTTCCGAAAACAGGTTCTATCCCAGGTCAGCGATTTGCAGGTCCAACGTTTCTGGCAGGAAGAGTTTCCGGCTATGAATTACAAAACTGGCGCAGACGGAATCGCGCCGATCGCCAATAAACTCGGCGCATTTCTTGCACACCCCACAGTGCGACGCGCTGTGTGCGACCCAGAGAAGCCTTTGCGGTTCAGAGACATTATGGACCAAGGTCGTTTCCTAATCGTCAATCTGGAGAAAGGCCGGCTCGGTGCGGACATCGCCAATGTCCTCGGTGGCCTCTTGGTATCTAGCATCGCCCATGCTGCATTCACTCGGGCAGACCTACCTGAGACTGAACGACGTCCGTTCATGCTCTACGTCGATGAGTTTCATTCATTTACAACCGAGACCTTGGCCGAGCTGCTTTCCGAGACCCGAAAGTATCACTTTGGGGTCACATTGAGTCAGCAACATACGCTGCAATCCAGCTCTGCCGTTTTCGCTTCCGTCATGGGAAATGTCGGAAGCATTGTGTGTTTCCGGGTTGGAGCTCTGGACGCACCAACGATGGCCAATCAACTCGGACGAATCGATCCACAGGACATCATGATGCAGCCAAACTTCCGGGCCTTTGTGAGGCTCATGGTGAATGGTGAAAGGATCCGAAGTTTTTCCATGAAGACCTTGCCTTCTGGCTTTGGCTGA
- a CDS encoding class I SAM-dependent methyltransferase, producing MIDTLEYEAPRSSSYEDQYETYRSLYPSAPVVETLFKLTSVEAFEYCRQRKFFVIVAPYNKRHEILAERTFAEEKIKWSLVGGSVKLTSSETFLEAANRLAQHSLPSIIISDIEPFAFLKNTFVFDGEECVHHGIAFTGRVRADDPDKLLMLGDRTRGHFVPITLPPDEIAISHNKKIFIEAQEHVSKKAFGEAPFHEREISINEQYQHRYAFHDKFVKPVFRFASKFYGEHSIDEYKQMEQSILSEDGTSSLIDVACGENELCEQLARTSQFDLVVGNDISFSQVELLSKKSNGEQSPDGLVYTNHDATNLPFLDNQFDVAICKNVLHHMPDQDAVQQLVAETVRIAKRALIVEVMNPEFEGKWGRLRHNYYVHFLQDAYVHFLSKPEFDELIKPYRCQYRFDCHTFRGVYFMAVLSSP from the coding sequence ATGATTGACACCCTTGAGTACGAGGCTCCCCGTTCCTCATCCTATGAAGACCAGTATGAAACTTACCGCTCCCTGTATCCGTCGGCCCCAGTAGTTGAGACATTATTCAAACTTACAAGCGTTGAAGCATTCGAGTATTGTCGACAGCGAAAATTCTTTGTGATTGTTGCACCGTACAATAAGCGTCATGAAATTCTGGCAGAACGGACATTCGCTGAAGAGAAGATAAAGTGGTCGCTGGTTGGCGGAAGTGTGAAGCTCACCTCTAGCGAAACATTCTTGGAAGCTGCCAACAGGCTGGCACAGCACTCACTTCCTTCCATCATCATTTCAGACATTGAGCCGTTTGCGTTTCTGAAGAATACGTTTGTGTTCGACGGCGAAGAGTGTGTGCACCACGGTATCGCCTTTACCGGCCGTGTAAGAGCTGACGACCCAGATAAACTGCTTATGCTGGGTGACCGAACTCGTGGCCACTTCGTCCCGATCACCTTACCGCCAGATGAAATTGCCATATCGCACAATAAGAAGATTTTTATTGAGGCTCAAGAGCACGTTTCAAAAAAGGCATTTGGCGAAGCACCATTTCACGAGCGTGAAATATCTATTAATGAGCAATATCAACATCGCTACGCCTTCCACGATAAGTTCGTTAAACCAGTTTTTAGGTTTGCTTCGAAGTTCTATGGAGAACACTCAATTGATGAGTACAAACAGATGGAACAGTCGATCTTGTCTGAAGACGGAACATCTTCCCTCATAGATGTCGCTTGCGGAGAAAATGAGCTTTGTGAACAGTTAGCTCGCACCAGCCAGTTTGATCTTGTTGTCGGAAACGACATCTCATTTAGCCAAGTCGAGCTGCTTTCAAAGAAATCTAATGGCGAACAGAGCCCTGATGGGCTGGTATACACTAACCATGACGCAACAAACCTACCGTTCCTAGACAACCAGTTCGATGTGGCGATTTGTAAGAACGTTTTGCATCACATGCCTGACCAGGATGCGGTGCAGCAGTTGGTTGCAGAAACGGTGCGCATCGCCAAACGAGCACTGATCGTTGAGGTTATGAACCCAGAGTTCGAAGGAAAATGGGGACGACTCCGACACAACTATTACGTTCACTTCCTTCAAGACGCCTATGTGCACTTTTTGTCAAAGCCAGAATTTGATGAGCTGATAAAACCATACAGGTGCCAGTATCGGTTTGATTGCCACACATTCCGAGGCGTATACTTCATGGCGGTTCTGAGCAGCCCATGA
- a CDS encoding helix-turn-helix transcriptional regulator produces MFDEFIFDLKAARKMSGLTQKDCGHLIGGSEYRISQLERGQRLPTIREICTLSLVFGKNFESLYGAIFDEVRNDLEVRLGHLSEPEKTIPGHHNRTRTLERLHQRLLDESGTHHDS; encoded by the coding sequence ATGTTTGATGAGTTCATTTTTGATCTTAAGGCCGCGCGTAAAATGTCTGGCCTGACACAGAAGGATTGTGGCCACCTTATCGGCGGGTCGGAATACCGTATCAGCCAGCTAGAGCGAGGTCAGCGTTTGCCGACGATCCGAGAGATCTGCACATTGTCGCTCGTGTTCGGTAAGAATTTCGAAAGCCTCTACGGCGCGATTTTCGACGAAGTTCGCAACGACCTAGAAGTTCGGCTGGGACATCTATCAGAACCGGAAAAAACGATACCGGGGCATCACAACCGAACGCGGACGTTGGAACGACTGCATCAGCGATTACTAGACGAAAGCGGCACACACCATGACAGCTAG